The Streptomyces sp. RKAG293 genome includes a region encoding these proteins:
- a CDS encoding glycosyltransferase family 2 protein, producing the protein MPEKWVSVIIPVYNAVDFLDECLESVVNQTIGIDRIEVVAVNDGSTDGSGELLDSWAARHPEIRVLHQENSGAPGGPRNRAIDAATGEFLFFADPDDYLGTEALERLVGAARRDESDVVLGRIRGVGRTAAAGPFKQNVERGDIYSTKAVWSLTAHKLFRRSLVAEHGLRFAEGVRLAEEQIFIVPAYFAARAISVVADYDCYYLMMRDGFPHLTQQGPDPEVFYAGIRKVLETVVEKTEPGARRNSLLLRWGQVEILGKFGRNFPRWPEDQQKAYVRLASELLEDFIPEEVLAPLSPLHQTRGQLLRGGQLDELIALARFEQSDWADITEMAWLPDNRRFTATLRTRLRAASRPGKLEHHFVLQRVGDGHEVVVPTTDPGGDESALTFRTVFDVAHLGTEVRRPGAWKILLRLSYGERSEDFPVRFPGTRLPAGAGGRRRFVSGLRPMLVWLSRDPESQAELIVTNWRGLAGMVKRKVRKRLSR; encoded by the coding sequence GTGCCCGAGAAATGGGTAAGCGTCATCATTCCGGTCTACAACGCCGTCGACTTTCTGGATGAATGTCTGGAATCCGTGGTCAACCAGACGATCGGAATCGACCGTATCGAGGTCGTGGCCGTCAATGACGGATCGACGGACGGCAGTGGTGAGCTGCTCGACAGCTGGGCCGCCCGGCATCCGGAGATCCGGGTTCTGCACCAGGAGAATTCGGGCGCTCCCGGCGGCCCGCGCAACCGCGCCATCGACGCCGCCACCGGAGAGTTCCTCTTCTTCGCCGATCCCGACGACTATCTGGGCACCGAGGCGCTCGAGCGTCTGGTCGGGGCGGCCCGCCGCGACGAATCCGATGTCGTGCTCGGACGTATCCGCGGGGTCGGCAGGACCGCGGCCGCAGGACCGTTCAAGCAGAACGTCGAGCGGGGCGACATCTACAGCACCAAGGCGGTCTGGAGCCTGACCGCGCACAAGCTGTTCCGCCGCTCGCTGGTGGCCGAGCACGGACTGCGCTTCGCGGAGGGTGTCCGGCTGGCCGAGGAGCAGATCTTCATCGTGCCCGCCTATTTCGCCGCCCGGGCGATCTCGGTGGTCGCGGACTACGACTGCTACTACCTGATGATGCGGGACGGATTCCCCCATCTCACCCAGCAGGGGCCCGATCCCGAGGTCTTCTACGCGGGCATCCGCAAGGTCCTGGAGACGGTGGTCGAGAAGACCGAACCGGGCGCCCGGCGCAACAGCCTGCTCCTGCGCTGGGGCCAGGTGGAGATTCTCGGCAAGTTCGGCCGTAATTTCCCGCGTTGGCCGGAGGATCAGCAGAAGGCCTATGTGCGGCTGGCTTCCGAACTCCTCGAGGACTTCATCCCTGAGGAGGTCCTCGCCCCGCTCTCCCCGCTCCACCAGACCCGCGGCCAATTGCTCCGCGGCGGTCAGCTGGATGAACTCATCGCCCTCGCCCGGTTCGAGCAGTCCGATTGGGCGGACATCACCGAGATGGCCTGGCTGCCCGACAACCGGCGGTTCACGGCCACCCTGCGCACCCGGCTGCGGGCCGCCAGCCGCCCCGGGAAACTGGAACACCACTTCGTGCTCCAGCGGGTGGGCGACGGGCACGAGGTCGTCGTGCCCACCACGGATCCGGGCGGCGACGAGTCGGCGCTGACCTTCAGGACCGTCTTCGACGTCGCGCATCTCGGCACCGAGGTCCGGCGGCCCGGAGCCTGGAAAATACTGCTCCGGCTGAGTTACGGCGAGCGGTCCGAGGACTTCCCCGTCCGCTTCCCCGGAACGAGGCTCCCGGCGGGCGCGGGCGGCCGCCGGCGGTTCGTCTCCGGCCTCCGCCCGATGCTGGTCTGGCTCTCCCGCGACCCGGAGAGCCAGGCGGAACTGATCGTCACCAACTGGCGCGGCCTCGCCGGAATGGTCAAGCGCAAGGTCCGCAAGCGGCTGTCCCGGTGA
- a CDS encoding helix-turn-helix transcriptional regulator — MDRTELADFLRRSRARLSPADVGLTGGARRRTPGLRREEVAQLAGMSADYYARLEQARGPRPSRQMLAALARALRLTEDERDHLFHLAGEEPSPAHRRGDPAYDREGAAHVRPALLLILDRLHDTPAQVMSDFGDVLAQNALAAALVGDVFSGPPGQRNIVRRMFTDPAARELFPAEDRDGLARGQVANLRAVLAARPDDPRPAALVAELRASSAEFARLWEAHEVAVRRSSSKRFQHPVVGLLELDCEVLLSTEHDQRLIVYSARPGTDSYERLRLLRVVGLQDLTPSGLG, encoded by the coding sequence GTGGACAGAACCGAACTCGCCGACTTCCTGCGCCGCAGCCGCGCGCGCCTCAGCCCCGCGGACGTGGGCCTCACCGGGGGCGCCCGCCGCCGTACCCCGGGGCTGCGCCGCGAGGAGGTGGCGCAGCTGGCGGGGATGTCCGCCGACTACTACGCGCGCCTGGAGCAGGCCCGCGGCCCGCGGCCGTCCCGGCAGATGCTGGCCGCGCTGGCCCGCGCGCTGCGGCTGACGGAGGACGAGCGCGACCATCTGTTCCATCTGGCGGGGGAGGAGCCCTCGCCCGCCCACCGGCGGGGCGACCCGGCGTACGACCGCGAGGGCGCCGCCCATGTCAGGCCCGCGCTGCTGCTGATCCTGGACCGCCTGCACGACACCCCGGCGCAGGTGATGAGCGACTTCGGCGACGTACTGGCGCAGAACGCGCTGGCCGCCGCGCTGGTCGGCGATGTGTTCTCCGGCCCGCCGGGGCAGCGCAACATCGTCCGCCGGATGTTCACCGACCCCGCGGCGCGCGAGCTGTTCCCGGCCGAGGACCGGGACGGGCTCGCGCGCGGCCAGGTGGCGAATCTGCGGGCGGTGCTCGCGGCCCGGCCCGACGACCCCCGGCCGGCCGCCCTGGTGGCGGAACTGCGCGCCTCCAGCGCTGAGTTCGCGCGGCTGTGGGAAGCCCACGAGGTGGCCGTCCGGCGCTCCTCGTCCAAGCGGTTCCAGCATCCCGTGGTGGGGTTGCTGGAGCTGGACTGCGAGGTGCTGCTGAGCACCGAGCACGACCAGCGGCTGATCGTCTACTCGGCGCGGCCGGGCACCGACTCCTACGAGCGGCTGCGGCTGCTGCGCGTGGTCGGGCTGCAGGACCTCACGCCGAGCGGCCTCGGCTGA
- a CDS encoding NAD-dependent epimerase/dehydratase family protein, translating into MLTLVTGATGEVGRRFVPRLLARTAPGDAVRVLVRDEERGAPAAALGAQVAVGELRDPEAVRKALAGVDTVLNIAAAFRGVPDEEAWAVNRDAALELGRGAVEAGAGRFVQVSTNLVYGAGRGRPAVEDDEPLPGSPMWGAYPASKSEAERGLLALHREHGLDVRIGRLAFVYGEGDPHLAQSLRWAGGWAGHRRLTMVHHADVAQGLLRLLRAPGAAGRVYNIADDAPVSAVELHQLNGVELPAGMAGRPLDDPWEGVVSTARIRDELGFGPRYPSVWTAWDAGAL; encoded by the coding sequence ATGCTGACTCTGGTGACGGGTGCGACGGGCGAGGTCGGACGGCGGTTCGTCCCCCGGCTGCTGGCGCGGACAGCGCCCGGCGACGCCGTCCGGGTGCTGGTACGGGACGAGGAGCGCGGCGCACCCGCCGCCGCGCTCGGGGCGCAGGTCGCGGTCGGCGAGCTGCGGGACCCGGAGGCGGTGCGCAAGGCGCTGGCCGGGGTGGACACGGTGCTGAACATCGCGGCGGCCTTCCGCGGTGTGCCGGACGAGGAGGCCTGGGCGGTCAACCGTGACGCCGCCCTGGAGCTGGGCCGGGGCGCCGTCGAGGCGGGCGCCGGCCGCTTCGTCCAGGTCAGCACGAACCTGGTGTACGGCGCGGGGCGCGGCCGCCCCGCGGTGGAGGACGACGAGCCGCTGCCCGGCTCCCCGATGTGGGGCGCCTACCCCGCCTCGAAGTCCGAGGCGGAGCGCGGTCTGCTGGCGCTGCACCGCGAGCACGGTCTCGATGTGCGGATCGGCCGGCTCGCCTTCGTCTACGGGGAGGGCGACCCGCATCTGGCGCAGTCCCTGCGGTGGGCGGGCGGCTGGGCCGGGCACCGGCGGCTGACGATGGTGCACCACGCCGATGTCGCCCAGGGGCTGCTGCGGCTGCTGCGCGCGCCGGGAGCGGCGGGGCGGGTCTACAACATCGCCGACGACGCCCCGGTGTCCGCGGTCGAGCTGCACCAGCTCAACGGGGTGGAGCTGCCCGCCGGCATGGCGGGCCGGCCGCTGGACGACCCGTGGGAGGGCGTGGTGTCGACCGCCCGCATCCGCGACGAGCTGGGGTTCGGCCCCCGCTACCCCTCGGTGTGGACCGCGTGGGACGCGGGCGCGCTGTGA
- a CDS encoding DUF5995 family protein, producing the protein MTTVRRTVPGDVDEVVARMRALDAALPPHDGVAVFNRVYLSVTEEMRRLMSAGVFDDPHAAAELDVRFAGRYLAAVGAVSSRRRAPACWRPLLQLRGHRGVRPLQFALAGINAHIGHDLALALVDTCRALDREPLAMERDFERIGDVLVAIEERVREDLMPGPDLLDVADPLTHLVGSWSLERARDAAWAASRLLWSLRHTGEMYRECVDRLDAGVGLVGRFLLTPLAGR; encoded by the coding sequence ATGACGACGGTGCGGCGGACGGTCCCCGGTGACGTGGACGAAGTGGTGGCGCGGATGCGCGCGCTGGATGCCGCGCTCCCGCCGCACGACGGCGTCGCGGTGTTCAACCGGGTCTATCTCTCCGTCACCGAGGAGATGCGGCGGCTGATGTCCGCGGGGGTCTTCGACGACCCGCACGCCGCCGCCGAGTTGGACGTCCGCTTCGCCGGCCGCTATCTGGCGGCGGTCGGCGCGGTGTCCTCCCGGCGCCGGGCCCCCGCCTGCTGGCGTCCGCTGCTGCAGCTGCGCGGGCACCGCGGGGTGCGGCCGCTGCAGTTCGCACTCGCCGGGATCAACGCGCACATCGGCCATGACCTGGCGCTCGCGCTGGTCGACACCTGCCGGGCCCTGGACCGTGAACCCCTCGCGATGGAACGGGACTTCGAGCGGATCGGCGATGTGCTGGTGGCCATCGAGGAGCGGGTCCGCGAGGACCTCATGCCGGGGCCCGACCTGCTGGACGTCGCCGACCCGCTGACCCATCTGGTCGGCTCCTGGAGCCTGGAACGGGCGCGGGACGCGGCCTGGGCCGCGTCCCGCCTGCTCTGGTCCTTGCGGCACACCGGTGAGATGTACCGGGAGTGCGTGGACCGGCTCGACGCGGGCGTGGGGCTCGTCGGCCGGTTCCTGCTCACTCCGCTGGCCGGCCGGTGA
- a CDS encoding phospholipase: MSRRLPVVLALPAAALIAVAGAAVPASAAPADKPQVLSSWTQTSASSYNAFISARNNQGAWSAYGFDWSTDYCSSSPDNPLGFPFNLGCAHHDFGYRNYKAAGQFSANKPRLDSMLYEDLKRVCGSHGYNVVTKAACNSLAWTYYQAVKQFG, from the coding sequence ATGAGCCGTCGCCTGCCCGTAGTCCTGGCCCTTCCGGCCGCCGCCCTGATCGCCGTCGCCGGCGCCGCAGTTCCGGCGTCCGCGGCACCCGCCGACAAACCCCAGGTCCTGTCCAGCTGGACCCAGACCAGCGCCTCCAGTTACAACGCCTTCATCTCGGCACGCAACAACCAGGGTGCCTGGTCCGCCTACGGCTTCGACTGGTCCACGGACTACTGCTCGTCGTCGCCCGACAACCCGCTGGGCTTCCCGTTCAACCTGGGGTGCGCCCACCACGACTTCGGCTACCGCAACTACAAGGCGGCCGGACAGTTCAGCGCCAACAAGCCCCGGCTGGACAGCATGCTGTACGAGGACCTCAAGCGGGTCTGCGGTTCGCACGGCTACAACGTCGTGACGAAGGCCGCCTGCAACAGCCTCGCCTGGACGTACTACCAGGCCGTCAAGCAGTTCGGCTGA